In Oryza sativa Japonica Group chromosome 3, ASM3414082v1, one DNA window encodes the following:
- the LOC4332095 gene encoding homocysteine S-methyltransferase 1 — protein MAVAVEEIVRRAGGCAVIDGGFATQLEALGADINDPLWSAACLITKPHLIKEVHMQYLEAGADVIISSSYQATIPGFLARGMLLEEAEGLLRRSIELALEARDEFWKSTLRKSKPVYNRALVAASIGSYGAYLADGSEYSGSYGEDITAEKLKDFHRRRLQVLASAGPDLIAFEAIPNKMEAQALVELLEEENIQVPSWICFSSVDGKNLCSGESFAECLQFLNASDKVTIVGVNCTPPQFIEGIIRELKKQTKKAIAVYPNSGEIWDGRAKRWLPAQCFGHKSFDALAKRWQEAGASLVGGCCRTTPSTIRAVSKVLKGKTSYSATQI, from the exons ATGGCCGTGGCGGTGGAGGAGATCGTCAGGAGGGCCGGCGGGTGCGCCGTGATCGACGGCGGATTCGCCACGCAGCTGGAGGCGCTCGGCGCCGACATCAACGACCCGCTCTGGAGCGCCGCCTGCCTCATCACCAAGCCGCACCTCATCAAGGAG GttcacatgcaatatcttgaagCAGGTGCCGATGTCATCATTTCCTCATCATACCAG GCAACTATCCCAGGATTCTTAGCCAGAGGAATGCTTCTTGAGGAGGCAGAAGGGTTACTGCGAAGGAGCATTGAATTGGCACTGGAAGCACGAGATGAATTCTGGAAGTCGACGCTGAGGAAGTCCAAGCCTGTTTACAACCGTGCTCTGGTCGCCGCATCCATTGGGAGCTATGGAGCTTACCTTGCCGATGGCTCAGAGTACAG TGGATCGTATGGAGAAGACATCACGGCAGAGAAACTGAAGGACTTCCACAGGCGCCGGCTGCAGGTTCTTGCGAGCGCTGGCCCTGACTTGATCGCGTTTGAGGCCATCCCGAACAAAATGGAGGCACAG GCTTTAGTTGAGCTTCTGGAGGAAGAGAACATCCAGGTCCCCTCCTGGATCTGCTTCAGCTCAGTGGACGGCAAGAACCTGTGCTCAGGAGAGAGCTTTGCAGAGTGCCTCCAATTCCTCAACGCCAGCGACAAGGTGACCATCGTGGGTGTCAACTGCACGCCGCCTCAGTTCATCGAGGGCATCATACGCGAGCTCAAGAAG CAAACCAAGAAGGCGATCGCGGTGTACCCGAACAGCGGCGAGATTTGGGACGGCAGAGCGAAGAGATGGCTG CCGGCACAGTGCTTTGGGCACAAGAGCTTCGACGCGCTCGCGAAGAGGTGGCAGGAGGCCGGCGCGAGCTTAGTCGGCGGATGCTGCCGGACGACGCCGTCGACGATCCGGGCCGTCTCCAAGGTCCTCAAGGGCAAGACGTCCTATTCAGCAACTCAGATTTGA